From Deltaproteobacteria bacterium, a single genomic window includes:
- a CDS encoding CBS domain-containing protein, with amino-acid sequence MDVITTHINADFDSLASMLAAKKLYPQAALVFPGSQEKNLRDFFIQSPFYVFETERIKNIDLDKVRRLILVDTRQPGRIGKFAKLVLRPGMEVHIFDHHPASPEDLRGTIEHVREVGATVTILAQILKEKRISLTPEEATVMALGLYEDTGSFTFSSTTVEDYEAAAFLLSQGANLNIVSNMITRELTSEQISLLNELIQTATRYVVKGLEIVMAKASSDKYVGDFALLVHKLRDMENIPVLFALAEMEDRIYFVARSNLEEVNVGEIAAAFGGGGHPTAASATIKGMNLPQVEEKLLNYLEGRIHPVKLARDLMSFPVKTVEAIETIERAGELLTRYNINVLPVMEKGKVAGLISRQIIEKASFHGFKNSPVQDYMSSEFAAAHPRTTLSKVQDLIVGNNQRFLPVLERDKLVGAITRTDLLRWLYISANRPPPALFEQDLSLIQPRKKWILQLMEERLPPGVLTLLKKIGQKAEEMGFQVYAVGGFVRDLILRCENYDIDVVVEGDGIRLAQALAQEEKGAIQVHKKFGTATLIFPQGHQLDVATARLEYYDHPAALPRVEHSSIKLDLFRRDFTVNALAIHLQPRHFGELIDFFGGQRDIKERLIRVLHNLSFVEDPTRIFRALRFEQRIGFQIAKHTHMLVENAVRMELFGQLSGRRLFREVVRCLTEEKPFAVIKRLRDYGMLKIFHPKLKADRVAENLFQRLESVLSWYNLLFTGERYEKWLVAFLGLVDNLSEKDIQELLNRLSLSEKFRTNFLQHRRMAIQVVEQFSRSSSLGRSDIYFLLNPLPTDFLLYGMGKTESEEVKRALSLYFTGLKPTRVSLRGQDLSRMGYAPGPIYAEIFQDLLRARLDGKLHSRQEEVEYVQQKFAKPDRPLRV; translated from the coding sequence ATGGACGTGATCACCACGCACATCAACGCGGACTTCGATTCCCTGGCCTCTATGTTAGCGGCCAAGAAGCTTTATCCTCAGGCAGCCCTGGTCTTTCCGGGCTCCCAGGAGAAAAACCTGCGGGATTTTTTCATTCAGTCGCCTTTCTATGTTTTTGAAACCGAACGGATCAAGAACATTGACCTGGACAAAGTCCGGCGGTTGATTCTGGTAGACACCCGCCAACCTGGAAGAATCGGAAAGTTCGCCAAACTGGTTCTACGCCCCGGGATGGAAGTACATATTTTTGACCACCACCCAGCCTCTCCGGAGGATCTTCGCGGTACCATAGAACACGTTCGTGAGGTTGGGGCTACGGTGACGATTTTGGCCCAGATCCTAAAAGAAAAAAGGATTTCTCTTACGCCTGAGGAAGCCACAGTCATGGCCTTAGGCCTCTATGAGGACACCGGATCGTTTACCTTTTCTTCGACTACCGTGGAAGATTATGAAGCAGCGGCTTTTTTGCTCTCCCAGGGTGCCAACTTGAATATCGTATCCAACATGATCACCCGCGAACTCACCTCCGAACAAATTTCCTTGCTCAACGAATTGATCCAAACCGCAACCCGCTACGTGGTGAAAGGTTTGGAGATTGTGATGGCCAAAGCTTCTTCAGATAAATACGTGGGCGATTTTGCTCTTTTGGTGCACAAGTTGAGAGACATGGAAAATATCCCTGTCCTCTTCGCCTTAGCCGAGATGGAGGACCGGATTTATTTTGTGGCCCGGAGCAATCTGGAAGAGGTCAACGTGGGGGAAATTGCGGCAGCCTTTGGCGGAGGAGGACATCCCACGGCGGCTTCCGCTACCATCAAGGGGATGAATCTTCCCCAGGTGGAAGAAAAATTACTGAACTACCTGGAAGGACGGATCCATCCTGTTAAGCTGGCCCGTGACCTGATGTCCTTTCCCGTTAAAACAGTGGAAGCTATCGAGACTATCGAACGGGCGGGTGAGCTTCTCACCCGTTATAATATCAACGTTCTACCGGTAATGGAAAAGGGTAAGGTCGCCGGCTTGATTTCCCGGCAGATTATCGAAAAAGCTTCCTTCCATGGGTTTAAAAACTCACCGGTGCAGGATTATATGAGCAGCGAGTTTGCCGCGGCCCATCCCCGAACGACGCTGTCTAAGGTTCAAGATCTGATTGTGGGAAACAACCAGCGTTTTCTCCCGGTGCTGGAAAGGGACAAGTTGGTGGGAGCCATCACCCGGACGGATTTGTTACGCTGGCTGTACATCAGCGCCAATCGGCCACCCCCCGCTCTTTTTGAACAGGATCTCTCCTTGATCCAGCCGAGGAAGAAATGGATCCTCCAGCTCATGGAAGAGCGGTTGCCTCCCGGCGTGCTCACTTTGCTCAAGAAAATCGGCCAAAAAGCTGAGGAAATGGGTTTCCAGGTTTACGCGGTAGGCGGATTCGTACGCGACCTGATCCTGCGTTGCGAAAACTATGACATTGATGTTGTGGTCGAAGGAGACGGCATCCGCTTAGCCCAAGCTCTGGCCCAAGAGGAAAAGGGCGCCATCCAGGTGCACAAAAAATTTGGGACGGCCACCTTGATCTTTCCCCAAGGCCACCAACTCGACGTGGCCACGGCCCGCCTGGAATATTATGACCACCCAGCTGCTTTACCGCGCGTGGAACATAGCTCCATCAAATTGGACCTCTTCCGACGCGACTTTACGGTGAATGCCTTAGCCATCCACTTACAGCCCCGACACTTTGGAGAGCTTATTGATTTTTTTGGCGGTCAGAGAGATATCAAAGAGCGGCTCATCCGGGTCCTCCATAATTTGAGCTTCGTGGAAGATCCTACCCGCATCTTTCGAGCTCTGCGTTTCGAGCAGCGCATCGGCTTTCAAATCGCCAAACATACGCACATGCTCGTGGAAAACGCGGTGCGCATGGAATTATTCGGCCAACTCTCCGGCAGGCGACTTTTCCGGGAGGTAGTCCGCTGCCTTACAGAGGAAAAGCCTTTTGCCGTAATCAAGCGGCTGCGCGATTATGGTATGTTGAAAATATTTCATCCCAAATTGAAAGCGGATCGCGTCGCTGAAAATTTATTCCAGAGGCTGGAAAGCGTACTATCCTGGTATAATCTTTTATTTACCGGAGAGCGGTATGAGAAGTGGTTGGTAGCCTTTCTGGGACTGGTGGACAACCTCTCAGAGAAAGATATTCAAGAACTTCTGAACCGGCTCTCCCTTTCGGAAAAATTTCGCACCAATTTCCTGCAGCACAGGCGAATGGCGATCCAGGTGGTTGAGCAGTTTTCTCGTTCCTCTTCCCTGGGCCGAAGCGATATCTATTTTCTCTTGAATCCTTTACCCACGGATTTTTTACTTTACGGCATGGGGAAGACCGAATCCGAGGAAGTGAAAAGGGCCCTCTCTCTATACTTTACCGGGTTGAAGCCCACCCGGGTTTCCCTGAGGGGCCAAGATCTGAGTCGGATGGGCTATGCTCCCGGGCCGATCTATGCCGAAATCTTCCAAGATCTCTTACGGGCTCGACTCGACGGAAAATTGCACAGTCGTCAAGAGGAAGTTGAATACGTACAACAAAAATTCGCTAAGCCAGACCGTCCCTTGAGAGTATAG
- the trpS gene encoding tryptophan--tRNA ligase has product MSKQRVLSGMRPSGKLHLGNLVGALENWRKLQEDYDCFFFAADWHALTTEYNGTEIIQESIREMMIDWLSVGLSPEKSVLFVQSRIKEHAELHLLLSMITPLSWLERVPTYKEQQQELTNRDLSTYGFLGYPLLQTADIIIYKAHKVPVGVDQVPHVELSREITRRFNFFYGPVFPPPEPLLTEFPKLLGIDGRKMSKSYENAIYIADPPQEIRSKVGQMFTDPNRIKRNDPGNPDICNVFAFHQVYSSAATVEQVQIDCRRAAIGCVEDKKNLAENIVAYLAPIHEKRRRVLQNPGLVDEVLEDGCQRARVVASRTMEEVRAAMKINY; this is encoded by the coding sequence ATGTCCAAGCAGCGAGTGCTGAGCGGAATGCGGCCATCGGGAAAGCTTCACCTGGGCAATTTGGTAGGAGCCTTAGAAAATTGGAGAAAACTCCAGGAAGATTATGATTGTTTTTTCTTTGCAGCGGACTGGCATGCCCTGACGACGGAATACAACGGCACGGAGATCATCCAGGAAAGCATCCGGGAAATGATGATCGATTGGCTGAGCGTAGGCCTGTCCCCGGAAAAAAGTGTTCTTTTCGTGCAGTCACGGATCAAGGAGCATGCGGAACTCCATCTTCTTCTTTCGATGATCACGCCACTTTCCTGGCTGGAGCGCGTCCCCACCTATAAAGAGCAGCAGCAGGAATTGACCAACCGCGACCTCTCTACGTATGGGTTTTTGGGTTATCCCCTACTCCAGACCGCCGATATCATCATTTACAAAGCCCATAAGGTTCCGGTGGGTGTTGACCAGGTACCCCATGTGGAACTCTCCCGGGAAATTACCCGGCGCTTTAACTTTTTTTATGGCCCGGTTTTCCCTCCTCCGGAGCCTCTGCTTACGGAATTTCCGAAGCTGTTGGGGATCGACGGGCGCAAAATGAGCAAAAGCTATGAAAATGCCATCTACATCGCGGATCCTCCCCAAGAAATCCGCAGCAAAGTAGGACAGATGTTTACCGATCCAAACCGGATCAAACGGAATGACCCCGGTAATCCGGATATCTGCAATGTCTTTGCCTTCCACCAGGTGTACAGCTCAGCGGCAACCGTGGAACAGGTTCAGATAGATTGCCGCCGAGCCGCCATAGGCTGCGTGGAGGATAAAAAAAATCTGGCGGAAAACATTGTGGCCTATCTGGCTCCGATCCACGAAAAACGCCGACGGGTTCTTCAAAATCCCGGTTTGGTGGACGAAGTGCTGGAGGACGGCTGCCAGAGGGCCCGGGTGGTTGCTTCCCGGACGATGGAAGAGGTCCGCGCGGCCATGAAAATTAATTATTGA